In Castanea sativa cultivar Marrone di Chiusa Pesio chromosome 6, ASM4071231v1, a single window of DNA contains:
- the LOC142640607 gene encoding WPP domain-interacting protein 2-like: MDLESESSVLESVEDNEVTQERMPHDDDDNEISNNGSCPNEIDKLVSGQNSSANNALVIDTGGKYFESEQPVNSPPLDAKSPGGGSPPTTKGYGLKKWRRIRREFAKDVSPSIDTSKILKRGLSGAANPAKAQHIPIEIKQNSEGSVGSANVFRTDGFATHGSTSDSRFAAGAAFAAGTDSENSEDRSSKSSTAASVPKMKYDLPAVLGHPREKNRMKNISGKSSGNSPQKSQQGKGRIEGSKKARGERVKIEKENSHSSMESDSRSSNFVFVQGATSNGKQSGRSMNYDGENSDEALPSEQQFNQEIQQDDLAAHSSWEAKEEKRENHRSFTDQDAFVESIFSLRSVQEALEKEVQNFREIGNVPTSPTDVSNKGNSIPADFTTTDPENYIPNSSNQLGSEKIRQTALTSLEAQVLSLTKNVKLFESKLEEARTMLEAKDVRIAELEATINNSKSPREESGSTQEEKHRETQTELEGLFKQKIEAEVEYLAISKTIQKMKVAASDQLTIIEEQKALAGEQAQVLNKLGEAESKATMLQKQAVALEKCCGEIIGAEEVLKMQGRMYKVTSCFFVQLILLVTMFWLFVLQFSPRSGVVVPT, encoded by the exons ATGGATTTGGAGAGTGAAAGTTCAGTTCTTGAATCTGTGGAAGATAATGAAGTAACCCAAGAAAGAATGCcccatgatgatgatgacaatgaGATAAGTAATAATGGGTCTTGTCCTAATGAGATTGATAAGTTGGTTTCTGGTCAAAATTCTAGTGCTAATAATGCATTGGTAATAGATACAGGAGGGAAATATTTTGAAAGTGAACAACCTGTGAATTCACCTCCACTAGACGCTAAATCTCCTGGTGGGGGGTCACCTCCCACAACAAAAGGATATGGCTTGAAGAAATGGAGGAGAATTAGGAGAGAGTTTGCTAAGGATGTAAGTCCAAGTATAGATACTAGTAAAATTTTGAAGCGGGGTTTGTCTGGTGCTGCGAATCCTGCTAAAGCTCAGCACATCCCTATTGAGATCAAGCAAAATAGTGAGGGTTCAGTAGGATCTGCAAATGTATTTAGAACTGACGGGTTTGCAACCCATGGTTCTACTTCGGATTCTAGGTTTGCAGCTGGGGCTGCTTTTGCTGCAGGTACAGATTCGGAGAACAGTGAGGATCGGAGTAGCAAGTCTTCCACAGCAGCCAGTGTTCCGAAGATGAAGTATGATCTGCCTGCAGTGTTGGGACATCCACGGGAGAAGAATAGGATGAAGAATATTAGTGGGAAGAGTTCAGGTAATTCACCTCAAAAGAGTCAGCAAGGAAAGGGACGGATTGAAGGCAGTAAGAAGGCTCGAGGAGAAAGGGTCAAAATTGAGAAGGAAAACTCTCATTCCAGCATGGAATCTGACTCAAGAAGCTCCAATTTTGTCTTTGTGCAGGGTGCGACTAGTAACGGAAAACAAAGTGGAAGGTCAATGAATTATGATGGGGAAAATAGTGATGAAGCTCTCCCAAGTGAGCAACAGTTTAATCAGGAAATTCAACAAGATGATTTAGCTGCACACTCATCTTGGGAGGCTAAGGAAGAAAAAAGGGAGAACCATCGGTCCTTCACAGATCAAGATGCTTTTGTTGAGTCTATCTTTAGCCTCCGGTCTGTGCAAGAAGCTCTGGAAAAAG AAGTTCAGAATTTCAGGGAGATCGGAAACGTACCTACATCACCCACTGACGTTTCAAACAAGGGAAATAGCATACCAGCAGATTTCACTACTACTGATCCAGAGAACTACATACCAAACTCATCCAACCAGCTGGGATCTGAAAAGATTAGACAAACTGCTTTGACTTCCTTGGAAGCCCAAGTATTAAGCTTGACAAAGAATGTAAAACTTTTTGAAAGCAAATTGGAGGAGGCAAGGACAATGCTTGAGGCAAAGGACGTCAGGATAGCTGAACTCGAAGCCACTATAAACAATAGCAAGTCACCAAGGGAGGAATCAGGAAGCACCCAGGAGGAAAAACATAGAGAGACACAGACTGAGCTTGAGGGTCTCTTCAAGCAAAAGATTGAAGCTGAGGTTGAGTATCTGGCAATATCAAAGACAATACAGAAAATGAAGGTTGCTGCTAGTGATCAGTTGACAATCATAGAAGAACAAAAAGCTCTGGCTGGGGAGCAAGCACAGGTTCTGAACAAGCTTGGAGAAGCAGAAAGCAAGGCCACAATGCTTCAAAAACAAGCAGTGGCGTTAGAGAAATGTTGTGGAGAAATCATAGGAGCTGAAGAGGTTTTGAAGATGCAGGGGAGGATGTATAAGGTTACATCGTGTTTTTTCGTACAGTTGATATTGCTTGTTACGAtgttttggctttttgttttgCAGTTTTCGCCTCGTTCTGGGGTGGTTGTACCCACATAA
- the LOC142638564 gene encoding uncharacterized protein LOC142638564 isoform X1 — protein MLLLLRHRLNFMMNIRCFQRSFSAASLAPVQLPSPMETHLWYILPNEVKNASLLNQYLEILSPCEKENVFRMRGDQLQRRALLARALVRTTIARYQTNSQVEPRSLKFKKNIYGKPEVEWQDVDGSHLPPLHFNISHTSSIIACGVTVNSAIGIDVEEKQRKLKNNILAFARRYFSPYEVGLLTAISDPEFQRQEFIKLWTLKEAYVKALGRGFSAAPFKTFTIRFRTATQGHLSERRDSKAFDVVVDSFDDPKNLTRNWQFALLELAGSHYAAICIEGDRTTEGNGTHPMKLTVRRTIPFVEDECVSGTDAVVAIVGLT, from the exons atgttgttgttgttgaggcATAGACTAAATTTCATGATGAATATACGTTGCTTTCAAAGGAGCTTCTCTGCTGCTTCTTTGGCCCCAGTACAGCTTCCATCTCCAAT gGAAACCCATTTATGGTATATATTACCTAATGAGGTGAAGAATGCAAGCCTTCTTAATCAATATTTGGAAATTCTGTCACCATGTgagaaagaaaatgttttccGTATGCGTGGAGATCAGCTCCAAAGAAGAGCGCTGCTTGCCCGTGCATTGGTTCGCACTACCATTGCAAGAT ATCAGACAAATAGTCAAGTTGAACCAAGATCCTTGAAGTTTAAGAAGAATATATATGGGAAGCCTGAG GTAGAGTGGCAAGATGTTGATGGCTCACACCTACCACCATTGCATTTCAACATTTCACACACTTCTTCTATAATAGCTTGTGGAGTGACCGTGAATTCAGCA ATTGGCATTGATGTGGAAGAGAAGCAACGGAAGTTGAAGAATAATATCTTAGCATTTGCTCGAAGGTACTTTTCTCCTTATGAAGTGGGACTTTTAACTGCCATTTCAGACCCTGAATTTCAGCGTCAGGAGTTTATAAAATTATGGACTCTCAAG GAGGCATATGTGAAAGCATTGGGGAGGGGCTTCTCAGCTGCACCTTTTAAAACCTTTACCATTCGATTTAGGACTGCTACACAAGGACATCTTTCTGAGCGTAGAGATTCTAAG GCATTTGATGTAGTTGTTGATTCTTTTGATGATCCCAAGAACCTGACAAGAAATTGGCAATTTGCTCTCTTAGAATTGGCTGGTTCTCATTATGCTGCCATTTGCATTGAAGGGGATAGAACCACTGAAG GCAATGGGACCCACCCAATGAAATTGACAGTGCGGAGAACCATTccatttgttgaagatgaatgTGTTTCTGGAACTGATGCTGTGGTAGCAATAGTTGGCTTAACTTAA
- the LOC142638564 gene encoding uncharacterized protein LOC142638564 isoform X2 has protein sequence MQAFLINIWKFCHHVRKKMFSVCVEISSKEERCLPVHWFALPLQDTNSQVEPRSLKFKKNIYGKPEVEWQDVDGSHLPPLHFNISHTSSIIACGVTVNSAIGIDVEEKQRKLKNNILAFARRYFSPYEVGLLTAISDPEFQRQEFIKLWTLKEAYVKALGRGFSAAPFKTFTIRFRTATQGHLSERRDSKAFDVVVDSFDDPKNLTRNWQFALLELAGSHYAAICIEGDRTTEGNGTHPMKLTVRRTIPFVEDECVSGTDAVVAIVGLT, from the exons ATGCAAGCCTTCTTAATCAATATTTGGAAATTCTGTCACCATGTgagaaagaaaatgttttccGTATGCGTGGAGATCAGCTCCAAAGAAGAGCGCTGCTTGCCCGTGCATTGGTTCGCACTACCATTGCAAGAT ACAAATAGTCAAGTTGAACCAAGATCCTTGAAGTTTAAGAAGAATATATATGGGAAGCCTGAG GTAGAGTGGCAAGATGTTGATGGCTCACACCTACCACCATTGCATTTCAACATTTCACACACTTCTTCTATAATAGCTTGTGGAGTGACCGTGAATTCAGCA ATTGGCATTGATGTGGAAGAGAAGCAACGGAAGTTGAAGAATAATATCTTAGCATTTGCTCGAAGGTACTTTTCTCCTTATGAAGTGGGACTTTTAACTGCCATTTCAGACCCTGAATTTCAGCGTCAGGAGTTTATAAAATTATGGACTCTCAAG GAGGCATATGTGAAAGCATTGGGGAGGGGCTTCTCAGCTGCACCTTTTAAAACCTTTACCATTCGATTTAGGACTGCTACACAAGGACATCTTTCTGAGCGTAGAGATTCTAAG GCATTTGATGTAGTTGTTGATTCTTTTGATGATCCCAAGAACCTGACAAGAAATTGGCAATTTGCTCTCTTAGAATTGGCTGGTTCTCATTATGCTGCCATTTGCATTGAAGGGGATAGAACCACTGAAG GCAATGGGACCCACCCAATGAAATTGACAGTGCGGAGAACCATTccatttgttgaagatgaatgTGTTTCTGGAACTGATGCTGTGGTAGCAATAGTTGGCTTAACTTAA